The Hippea jasoniae genome includes a window with the following:
- a CDS encoding N-acetyltransferase translates to MEKFERCVIDPSSVIGENTQIGYFTVIGRDVKIGKNCQIDNNVVIHEGTIIGDNVRIDDNTVIGKQPMKSPISATTKKQQLPPAMIADNCLIGTSVVIYAGCKINKNVLVADLSTIRENVEIGEYTIVGRGVAIENFCTIGKRCKLETNVYITAYSEVEDYCFIAPGVLTSNDNYLGRSQKRFKEFGGVKIQKGGRIGVGAVILPNKTIAEDSVVAAGSLLTKDTQPKKIYAGLPAKYFRDVPEDELLENQFSIKR, encoded by the coding sequence ATGGAGAAATTTGAAAGATGCGTTATTGACCCATCAAGTGTGATAGGTGAAAATACACAGATTGGTTATTTTACCGTTATAGGTAGGGATGTAAAGATAGGCAAGAATTGCCAGATAGACAATAATGTTGTTATTCATGAGGGTACAATTATTGGTGATAATGTCAGAATTGATGATAATACCGTTATTGGCAAGCAACCAATGAAATCACCCATTAGTGCAACAACAAAAAAACAGCAACTACCACCAGCAATGATTGCGGATAATTGCTTGATAGGCACATCAGTTGTGATTTATGCTGGTTGCAAGATAAATAAGAATGTGCTTGTAGCAGATCTATCTACCATTAGGGAAAATGTTGAGATAGGCGAATACACGATTGTTGGAAGAGGCGTTGCAATAGAAAACTTCTGCACCATTGGCAAACGATGCAAACTTGAAACAAATGTATATATCACAGCCTACTCTGAAGTTGAGGATTACTGCTTTATAGCTCCAGGTGTTTTAACATCTAACGACAATTATTTAGGCAGAAGTCAAAAAAGGTTTAAAGAATTTGGTGGGGTTAAAATTCAAAAAGGTGGAAGAATAGGTGTTGGTGCGGTTATATTGCCAAACAAGACTATAGCTGAAGACAGCGTGGTTGCCGCTGGAAGCCTTCTTACAAAAGACACTCAACCCAAAAAGATCTATGCAGGCTTACCTGCAAAATACTTTAGAGATGTGCCAGAAGATGAGCTGTTGGAGAATCAATTCAGCATTAAGCGCTAA